TGTCTCGGAGCTTTGTGGTTGTACGCTGCCTTTTGCTATTGTTCTGGAAACAATCACGTCGGATGAGAATGACAATTAGATCGATTCATAAGTGCACATTACAGTTGCTTGGATGTTACTGTTCTATCAGATAAAAGAAATTGACTTGATCAATAGATAGTGTTGTCCTAATTGTCTTGATCGATTTCTTTCACACACACGATGATTTTCTTTTACACGCGATGATTCCACTAAAGGGCAACACCCACTCTCAAATCTTAACAGGAAATGTTTCTCGGGGGGTCAAATCAGAGAATTGGGTTGGTTTAAGAGTGTGTTGTGTTTTGACCTCCTCTTGTAATGAGGTGCATTTAAGCGAGTTTTGAAGCTATGTTGTAGTGGGTGATGTGAGTCACAAGGACAAAAAGTATTTGGTCCATTACTAAAAGCATGGAGGGGAAGATTGTatatttatgaatttattttttgtgaaagtgtaaataaaatattgaagataaaattaggaaaaaaaattgtgttctGTCGTTCAAAATGCGATCAATTATGTTGCTTTACAAATGGAAGCAATTCCTTGCAATTTCAGCTTTGAATTCACGGGATATAACTTAATGCTTTGCACAAGGAATACCTTAATGCTTCGTTCAATCAAACACTTTTTTGTCGGAACTCAACAGTGTATGTGTTGGGCAAGTGCAAACATACCGCCAAACGCATTCAATGTGTCAGCGTTTCCTATGATCCTAACGACTTAAACGTCGTCGTTTAAACTTTAAACGAACCAAAAAACGAGAGGAAGCGCTTTGGCTTCATAAATCAAAACAGTTTCGCGGCACGAGTATAGCGAGATGTCAGAGTTGAAGGAACAAACCCTAGGAGATGAGCAAAGACCAGTCAATCAAAACCCTAACCAAAACCATGACCAATCGCATGAATGGGAGACAATGGCTCGAGCTTGGATCTCTGCGTTCCCGGAGGCCAAAGCAGTGAGTACTAGCGAAATTGAGGTATGGATCGACTCAAATCGTGGCTCTTTGCCTGCCGATCTTCAATCAATGCCGAAATCCGACCTCGTTGACAGGCTTCTGTCTATTCAAAATTACTTTAGATTTCCCAATCAGGTATTTATTTATAACAACGCTCGTCTCTTCTAGAACCAagaaattttatattttgattcTGAATCTCTTAGTAACATTCTTGTATGCTTCAATCAGTTCCCCTTTTTTTGTGTGTACTAATGGTTTGCTTCGCGGGCCTTGCAAAACCGATATGTAGCAGTTTTTGAAATTGTCTGCGTTGAGTGACAATTGTCTATGTGTGGAGCAAGAATTGGGCAACTAAGCGTGTTGTGGGCAGAGGTTACACTGTTTGTATCTGGAAATTGCGGAGTCTATTTTAGTGAACATTTTTTTCTACTCATTGGGAAAGATTGGGAATTTCGCATGACAAGCAGTGTTCTGTAATATTCTTACTCAGAGGAAGTGTGTTGTATTTGATCTGCTGTGCTACCTATAGGAGCAGTTGGTGATCATATTCCTCCAGATGCACTGCAATCTTGAAATTTCTTCTTATCATGGCAGGTAATAGAATCAAATCAGGTTGAATATCAGAATCGATTTCAACGAACTGATCAATGGATTCCAGTTTATTCCTGGCTGGAGTCTCTAGATAGAGAAGAGGTCGTCAAGTCCAAAGATATTTCTGACTGGCTAACTGCGAACCCAGAGATCAAAGAACAGCTGTGCTCGAGACATTCTCGATACCATTTGATGCACTACATTAAAAAGTGCCATTTAAAGATATTgaagagaagggaaaagaaGAAGGTACTATATGATTCTAATCTTAGTTCTATTATTGGGTAACCTTCCTTGTCTAAGAAGGCTTAGATACTTGGGGACAGCGATGTTGTCAAAGGCTATACTTTTCTTATGGATTTTTTATGCTAAAAGttataaaacttgaaaagtgttCAAGCTTCTATCTATCAGAGCCTAAACATGGATGTATTATGAAATGTTGTGTTTATCGACAAATTTTACTGCTTCCTTCATTCAATGCTGCTTCATGGTATTCTACTAACATCTGTGGCTTTAACCTATCATCTTCTCCAGCAACCCAACCTATCAACTTCTCCAAAGGTTCAGACTACTGT
This sequence is a window from Tripterygium wilfordii isolate XIE 37 chromosome 8, ASM1340144v1, whole genome shotgun sequence. Protein-coding genes within it:
- the LOC120003332 gene encoding uncharacterized protein LOC120003332 isoform X2 — its product is MSELKEQTLGDEQRPVNQNPNQNHDQSHEWETMARAWISAFPEAKAVSTSEIEVWIDSNRGSLPADLQSMPKSDLVDRLLSIQNYFRFPNQVIESNQVEYQNRFQRTDQWIPVYSWLESLDREEVVKSKDISDWLTANPEIKEQLCSRHSRYHLMHYIKKCHLKILKRREKKKQPNLSTSPKVQTTVAKANQPAPPPYNPLSNFPKDSDVYVAKRKEALQKYEILLELERKLSPHFSKRQCLNN
- the LOC120003332 gene encoding uncharacterized protein LOC120003332 isoform X1 — protein: MSELKEQTLGDEQRPVNQNPNQNHDQSHEWETMARAWISAFPEAKAVSTSEIEVWIDSNRGSLPADLQSMPKSDLVDRLLSIQNYFRFPNQVIESNQVEYQNRFQRTDQWIPVYSWLESLDREEVVKSKDISDWLTANPEIKEQLCSRHSRYHLMHYIKKCHLKILKRREKKKQPNLSTSPKVQTTVAKANQPAPPPCMAPTNNPLSNFPKDSDVYVAKRKEALQKYEILLELERKLSPHFSKRQCLNN